Part of the Geoalkalibacter ferrihydriticus DSM 17813 genome is shown below.
GGCATAAATCAGCTGTTTTTCCGCGCCTTGAGGATATTTGGTCGCAAGCGCCACCACCTCAATGCCGGTCTCGCGGCATGCCTGACGCATGGCGAGAACGGCATCGGGCTTGTTATTTTCGATGCCTACGCATACCCGCCGCGCACCAAGCGCCCGACGAAAAATATTGATGCCGAGCACAATCCCCGCAGCAGCCTCGACCATCAGGCGATGATCACCCGTCAGATAGGGCTCGCATTCAGCGCCGTTTATGATCAGGGTATCAATGGATTTCTCGGGCGGCGGCGAGAGCTTGACATGCGTAGGAAAGGTCGCTCCACCCAAGCCGACAATACCCGCCCCACGGATACGCTCGCGCAACTGTTCTGGGCTTAGGCTACGATAATCCGCGCCGCTTAAAGCGCCGTGTCGTTCATCAATGCCGTCGGGGCGAATAACCACTGCCTCAAGAGTTTTGCCGGACGGGTGAGGCCGCGGCTCCACGGCCACCACCTCGCCCGAAGTCGAAGCATGCACCGGAACCGATACCATACCGCGCGCGCGCCCAATGGCTTGGCCCTTGAGAACCCGCTCACCGACGGCTACGCAGACTTCAGCCGGCACCCCGATGTGCTGGGACAGGTGAATGCTCAGCTCTTCAGGCAGGGGACAGTCCTCGATAGCCTTGTGTGCCGAACCCGCCTTGCAGTCGGGGGGGTGAAGGCCACCGCGAAACGTTTTATACTGCTTGATCATGATGGGCGGTCCCTGAAAAACGGCCTCAGGCCGCGATATCCGGTTTGGAAGATGATGCAGGCCCCAGGAAGGAGCTTCCCGCGGGATAGCCCTTGGCAAAGTCGCGAATACATTTGGTCGGACACTTCTCGACCCCCGGCGCCGCGTCCCCGTGATGCTCATACACCACCCGCGCGAGAAAATCCTCGACGATGTAGGCCTGGGGCGCGGCCTTGTGGCAGATATGGCAGGCGATACAGCCGATCGAACAATATTTGCGCACCACCGCGCCCTTGTCGTGGCTGTTGCACAGCACATGCACCTCGGCGGCTGCGGGTGTCATGCGGATCAATTCGCGCGGGCAGACCGCGACGCACTTGGTACAGCCCGTGCAGAATTCGCGGCTGATCACCGCAAGCCCCTGGGGAGTGATTTCGATGGCGCCGAAGGGGCAAACCCGCAAACAGCTTCCCAGACCCAGACATCCACCGGGACAGTGTTTGGGGCCGCCGATTAGCTTCTGTGCCGCGTTGCAATCGTCGATCCCCAGATAGCGATACTTATCCGCGGCGTGCTGACGATCGCCCTGGCACAGGACCACCGCAACCTGCGGGTCAGAACTGACCGCCGCCACACCAAGGATGCGCGCAACCTGTTCCACCGTTTCCTTGCCACCCGGCGTGCAGTCACCGGGATCAGCCCGGCCTTCGGCCAGCGCCTGGGCAAACCCGCTACAGCCGGGGTAGCCGCAAGCGCCGCAATTGGCTCCGGGCAACGCCTCAAGCAGAGCCAGTTCGCGCGGATCGACTTCAACGGCGAATTTTTTCGCGGCCAGGCCCAGAATAATCGCGGCCGTCAAGCCGATGCCACCAAGACTCAGTATCGCTTCAAGCATAACCAGGATTCCTGTCGACCAGAGCACGCACCGGGCATCATCCCTTCACCAATCCGGCAAAGCCCATAAAGGCCAGGGAAAGCAGGCCGGCCGTGACAAAACCGATGGCCGCCCCGCGAAAGGCAGCGGGCACCGGCGCAAGCTCGATACGCTCGCGCAAACCGGCAAAGAGCACCAGCGCCAAGGTAAAACCGATGGCAGCCCCGAGAGCAAACACCACGGCCTCAAGAAATGTGTACTCGTTCTGGATACTGAGAACCGCCAACCCGATCACTGCACAGTTGGTGGTGATCAGCGGCAAGAAAATGCCGAGGGACTGATAAAGTGCCGGGCTGGTTTTCTGCATCACCGTTTCCACCAACTGCACCAGCGAGGCAATAACGAGAATAAAGGCGATGGTTTGCAGATATTCAATGTTCAAAGGGGTCAGGATAAAATATTGGATCAGCCAGGTCGCGACAGCCGCGACGGTCATGACAAAGGTTACCGCCATGCCCATTCCCAAGGCCGTTTCAACCTTTTTCGACACCCCCATAAAGGGGCAGATGCCGAGGAACCGGGCGAGCACGAAGTTGTTGACGAAGACGGCACTGATGAGAATGAGGGCAAGTTCGGTCACGAAAGTCTCCGCCGATAATTTATTCCAGAAAGCGCGCAGCGACCTGAGGGCTCAATTTAATGGAGGGCTTGGTCTCTGTCAAACACTTAACGGTGGAGGGAGACACTCCCTTCAGCCGACAAGCCTGATTCCAGGCACTTATCGCACCCTTCAACCGCCCCTCGAGCGACTCCTGGACAGATTTGCGCCGCAAACCAAAGGTAGACCGCGCCTGCTTTTTCTTCAGGGCATTCAGAGCCCGCGGCAGCGCTTGACATCCCCTCTCGCCCATGCTAAGCAAGCCCTCATCCTCGAGTGACCGGGCTCCCGTGCGAACCGGCGGGGCTCATCAATTTTCAACGGAGGAGCGCCTCCGCATCGACAAAAGGATTCTCATCATGGAACACAAGGAATCGGCAAAGCTTTTTGCCCAGGCCAAGCAATTCATTCCGGGCGGGGTGAACAGTCCGGTGCGGGCCTTTAAATCGGTGGGCTGCGATCCGGTGTTCATCAGCCGCGCCCAGGGCGCCCATGTGGTCGACGCCGACGGCAACGATTATATCGATTATGTGGGCTCCTGGGGACCGATGATCCTTGGCCATGCCCATCCCAAGGTCATCGAAGCCATTACCAGGACCGCCGCATCGGGTTGCTCCTTCGGCGCGCCCACCGCCCTGGAAACCCAGCTGGCGCAAATGGTGTGCGAAGCCTATCCCAATATGGAAAAAGTCCGCATGGTCTCCTCTGGCACCGAGGC
Proteins encoded:
- a CDS encoding RnfABCDGE type electron transport complex subunit B, translated to MLEAILSLGGIGLTAAIILGLAAKKFAVEVDPRELALLEALPGANCGACGYPGCSGFAQALAEGRADPGDCTPGGKETVEQVARILGVAAVSSDPQVAVVLCQGDRQHAADKYRYLGIDDCNAAQKLIGGPKHCPGGCLGLGSCLRVCPFGAIEITPQGLAVISREFCTGCTKCVAVCPRELIRMTPAAAEVHVLCNSHDKGAVVRKYCSIGCIACHICHKAAPQAYIVEDFLARVVYEHHGDAAPGVEKCPTKCIRDFAKGYPAGSSFLGPASSSKPDIAA
- the rsxA gene encoding electron transport complex subunit RsxA, which translates into the protein MTELALILISAVFVNNFVLARFLGICPFMGVSKKVETALGMGMAVTFVMTVAAVATWLIQYFILTPLNIEYLQTIAFILVIASLVQLVETVMQKTSPALYQSLGIFLPLITTNCAVIGLAVLSIQNEYTFLEAVVFALGAAIGFTLALVLFAGLRERIELAPVPAAFRGAAIGFVTAGLLSLAFMGFAGLVKG
- the rsxC gene encoding electron transport complex subunit RsxC; the encoded protein is MIKQYKTFRGGLHPPDCKAGSAHKAIEDCPLPEELSIHLSQHIGVPAEVCVAVGERVLKGQAIGRARGMVSVPVHASTSGEVVAVEPRPHPSGKTLEAVVIRPDGIDERHGALSGADYRSLSPEQLRERIRGAGIVGLGGATFPTHVKLSPPPEKSIDTLIINGAECEPYLTGDHRLMVEAAAGIVLGINIFRRALGARRVCVGIENNKPDAVLAMRQACRETGIEVVALATKYPQGAEKQLIYAMTGREVPSGGLPMDVGALVQNVGTAEAAAAALSSGRPLIERVLTVTGPGVAEAKNLRVRIGTPLSHLIACCGGLKGVPAKIIVGGPMMGTAQLGLDVPAVCGTSGVLVLREEDLAVRPEGPCIRCGRCLQVCPARLAPTTIAAYARLDRMSEARAFNAMDCIECGSCAYICPSAIPLVQSIRHAKASISAKRKKH